In one window of Gemmatimonadota bacterium DNA:
- the rpsS gene encoding 30S ribosomal protein S19 → MPRSLKKGPFINDKLLLKIEIMNSRNEKKVIKTWSRASTISPDFVGHTVAVHNGNKFIPVYITENMVGHKLGEFAPTRLFRGHSGRLADKRSGR, encoded by the coding sequence ATGCCGCGTAGCCTAAAGAAGGGTCCGTTCATCAATGACAAGCTTCTTCTCAAGATCGAGATCATGAACTCTCGTAATGAGAAGAAGGTCATCAAGACATGGTCCCGTGCCTCGACGATCTCTCCGGATTTCGTGGGTCACACGGTGGCCGTACACAACGGCAACAAGTTCATCCCCGTGTACATCACGGAGAACATGGTCGGACACAAACTCGGTGAGTTCGCGCCAACCCGCCTATTCCGCGGGCACAGTGGCAGGCTGGCCGACAAACGGTCCGGACGGTAA
- the rplV gene encoding 50S ribosomal protein L22, with the protein MKARAIARYVRMSPRKVRLVVDQIRGKSVNEAYAILQFSKKVAAEPVGKTLRSAVANAQDRSQDEGDLLDVDDLVVQEAFVDEGPTLRRWRARAQGRAAPIRKRTSHITVVVDKKDA; encoded by the coding sequence ATGAAAGCTCGAGCAATCGCCCGGTACGTTCGCATGAGTCCCCGCAAGGTCCGGCTCGTCGTGGACCAGATCCGGGGTAAGTCGGTGAACGAGGCATACGCCATTCTTCAGTTCTCGAAGAAAGTCGCTGCCGAGCCTGTCGGTAAGACTCTTCGTTCGGCGGTAGCGAACGCACAGGACAGATCACAGGACGAAGGCGACCTCCTCGATGTGGACGACCTGGTCGTTCAGGAAGCCTTCGTAGACGAGGGCCCGACGCTCCGTCGCTGGCGCGCGCGCGCGCAGGGGCGAGCAGCGCCGATCCGTAAGCGCACGAGCCACATCACCGTGGTCGTCGACAAAAAGGACGCCTGA